The DNA sequence GTGTCGCGCGGCTAATACCGAGCTTCTTGCAGACTTCCGTCTTGTTGCCTTTGCAAATGCTTAAGGCATGCAGAATGTGCCTGCGTTCCATCTCGTCGAGCGAAAGAATTTCTTCTTCTTCGGGCGCAGGATTATGCGTGATGAACTTTGTCGGGTTGTGCGTCAGAAACCCTGCGCTATCCGTCTTGCCCGAAATCGGTTCAAAGTGAATCGGCTTTCCGAGCGGGTTCTCAGCCGATTTCTCGTTCTCTTCCGCTTCTTCATCATTGTCGAAAACAGGCTCGCCAGCGCTTTCTTTAAGGCTCACGGCTTCCTTGATATGCGGAATCGCAACCGTCTTTTCTCGGGCTTCCACCTGCACGTATTCCGGCAAGTCTTCGAGCTTGATGACGCCACCTTCCGAAAGTACGATCGCATGCTCCATGATGTTTTCGAGTTCGCGAATGTTGCCGGGGTAGGGGTACTTTGTCAAAGCGTAAAGAGCTGCCGGTTCAAGGTCATGAATTTCCTTGCCCTGTGCTTCCTTGTTCTTTAAGATAAAGTAACGAATTAAGTTCGGGATGACGGGCTTCCTGTCGCGGAGCGGCGGAAGCTGCAAGTGGAACGTGTTCAGGCGGTAGTAGAGGTCTTCGCGGAATCGCCCTTCGTGCATCGCTTGTTGCAAATCGCGGTTTGTTGCTGCGATAATGCGGATGTCGAGGTAGCGGGCTTCCGTTTCGCCCACGCGACGGATCTCGTGGCTTTGCAGAAAACGTAAAAGTTTCACCTGCGTTGCGAGAGAGAGTTCGCCAACTTCATCGAGGAACAGCGTACCGCCATTGGCGGATTCGAACAGACCTTTCTTATCTGCGGTTGAACCTGTGTACGATCCCTTCTTGCTTCCGAAGAGTTCGCTTTCTACGAGGTTCTCTGGGATGGCGCCGCAGTTGACTGGCACAAACGGTTCGTTCGCGCGCTTGCTGTAGCGGTGAACGACGTTTGCCAAAAATTCCTTGCCCGAACCAGACTCGCCGGTTATAAGCAAGGTGCTGTTGGTCGGTGCGACCTTATAAACTGTCTTTAAAATCTTACGCATCTCGGGCGTGTCGCCGAGAAGGCTGTCCAACACTTGGGATTCCATGAGCTGCGTGTTGGACTTGTTTTGCTGTTGAGCCTGGATCTTGCTTGCTGTGCTCTCAAGGAGCGAAAGCGTGACCGGCTTTTTCAAGAAACTGCTTGCTCCACGCGTTATGGCGCTAGCGGCTCCCTGCCAGTTGCGGTCATCGCACAATACAAAGATTTCGACACCAGGCTGGCGTTCCTTCAAATAGCTGATCAAATCCATATTGTCGAGCATTAAAAAAGGAACCTCGATAAACGCAAGGTCTATCGACGTCTTTTTTATTAGCGGCATCAAAGTTTTTTCGTCGGAGCAGACCAGGAGGTTCGTTCCGGCAATAGACCAGTTCCGCTGTAGCTCCTCGACAAATTTCCGATCAAAATCAGCGATCAGGATATTCATCATTTATGCGCTATTACGAATGTGCTTTGATAATCTCGTCAACTTTGTTGCGAAGCAGCTGGAGATCCAGCGGCTTGCTGAAAATTGCGGCAACATCGAAGTGCTGCGCTGTTGCAAGGTAGTCTTCTGCAGATGTACGGCCACCACCGCTAATGGCGATTGTGCGGTCGCTCATGCCCATGCGACGAAGATCAAGGACAACTTCAAATCCATCACCTTCCGGCATAATGATGTCGGTGATAATCACATCGTAGGTATTCTTCTGATAAAGGGACTTTGCTTTCTTACCGTTGCTAGCAGTATCGACAGTGTAACCTTTCAATTCCAAAGCAGACTTCAACATGAGGTTGAGCTGAGCGTCATCGTCAATGATGAGTATTGTAGACATTAAGCCTCCATTTTCTCGTTTCTTATAGACCAATATAGATTAAAAATAGTTCCTTCGCCCAAGGTTGTTTGAACTGTATAGCCTGCATTGCCTTCTTTTAGCAGTCTTAATGCAGATGACAAGCCCAAACCGAGTCCTTCGCCCGGTGCTTTGGTCGTAAAGAACGGTGAAAAGATGCGTTCGAGGGTCGCCGTATCCATACCGGTGCCTGTATCCTCGACGGTAATTTTTGCGTATGTGCCCGCATCGATTTGCGGGGCATATGGCGTAATGAGCGGTTCCGAAAGCACTTCGCGCTTGAGTGCGATCGTGAGTGTACCGCCGTTTTCCTTCATGGCGAAGATGGCGTTGTTTGCAAGGTTGCTGATAATGCGGTCGAGTGCCGATACGTTTCCGACAATGCGGATGTTCTTGTCTAGGTTGTCAGCCTTGACCTTTACGTTTGGCGGGAGCGTAATCCAGAGCTTCTTCACCACATCGTCGATAATCATGTATGGGGCAAATTCGGTAAGCTTGTCCTTTTCGGAAGTCTTTCCGCGGATGGTGTTCAAAAGCTCTTCGAGAGATTCCTTGCCGCGGGTGGCGGCCTTACGCGCTTCCTGAATGAACATGTAAGCCTGGTTGTCCTTGTCGAGGACTTCGAGCGCGAGATCGCAGAACCCAATTTGTGATCCGAGGATGTTGTTGTAGTCGTGCGCAAAGCCACCGCAGATGGTACCCAGTTCTTCGAGCCTTGAATGGATGTGCTTTTGTTCTTGCAACATGTCGCGCTCTTTTTCAAGGCGCATTTCCTTGGTAATGTCGATTTTGATGCCGATGATTTTGTACGGTTTGCGAGGGGCCATGATTGGGATGAACATGTTGTTGAAAATCATGATATCCTTAGCAATCCCTTTGCGGACGGCCATGTTGTAGTCGTCCTGGTTCAAAATCTCGATGTCATCTTCTTCTTCGTTTTTGTCGTTGATTGTTTTCTTAATTCGTTCGTAAGAAATGAAACTTTGCGGTTCGCCTTCATTACG is a window from the Fibrobacter sp. UWB4 genome containing:
- a CDS encoding response regulator: MSTILIIDDDAQLNLMLKSALELKGYTVDTASNGKKAKSLYQKNTYDVIITDIIMPEGDGFEVVLDLRRMGMSDRTIAISGGGRTSAEDYLATAQHFDVAAIFSKPLDLQLLRNKVDEIIKAHS
- a CDS encoding sigma-54 dependent transcriptional regulator gives rise to the protein MMNILIADFDRKFVEELQRNWSIAGTNLLVCSDEKTLMPLIKKTSIDLAFIEVPFLMLDNMDLISYLKERQPGVEIFVLCDDRNWQGAASAITRGASSFLKKPVTLSLLESTASKIQAQQQNKSNTQLMESQVLDSLLGDTPEMRKILKTVYKVAPTNSTLLITGESGSGKEFLANVVHRYSKRANEPFVPVNCGAIPENLVESELFGSKKGSYTGSTADKKGLFESANGGTLFLDEVGELSLATQVKLLRFLQSHEIRRVGETEARYLDIRIIAATNRDLQQAMHEGRFREDLYYRLNTFHLQLPPLRDRKPVIPNLIRYFILKNKEAQGKEIHDLEPAALYALTKYPYPGNIRELENIMEHAIVLSEGGVIKLEDLPEYVQVEAREKTVAIPHIKEAVSLKESAGEPVFDNDEEAEENEKSAENPLGKPIHFEPISGKTDSAGFLTHNPTKFITHNPAPEEEEILSLDEMERRHILHALSICKGNKTEVCKKLGISRATLWRKLKELKIEMDGGED